A section of the Xiphias gladius isolate SHS-SW01 ecotype Sanya breed wild chromosome 8, ASM1685928v1, whole genome shotgun sequence genome encodes:
- the bnip2 gene encoding BCL2/adenovirus E1B 19 kDa protein-interacting protein 2 isoform X1, with product MASDVIESEAVLKGVNDMNLNNSSPDFVTPRRTHEELRNRQTSSPSSSGVSGEGDEEELEELQNSTASTVENGEEALQESLTKTRGTPQERTTPDNEQKQPGARSSTPVNLPQPRTPSEPIGSLERQESVATTEARLRMEGVELKEEWQDEDFPRPLPEEEELEDELFAGTSEERDPGYVMDHGKKAKKKLAAPDISLTLDRSEGSLLSDELDESTELDLDDIDTPSENSNEFEWEDDLPKPKTTELLQKGVESVQEYSALEEREEGRRWRVFRIGDQEHRVDMKAIEPYKKVISHGGYYGDGLNAIIVFAVCFMPESNQPNYRYIMDNLFKYVIGTLELLVAENYMIVYLNGATSRKKMPSVGWLRKCYQQIDRRLRKNLKSLIIVHPSWFIRTLLAITKPFISSKFSQKIKYVYSLTDLAELVPMEYVSIPDCIKQFDDEKNRKSHKSIDQDMHGKVEVAAVAVPE from the exons ATGGCATCGGATGTGATTGAGAGTGAAGCGGTGCTGAAGGGTGTAAATGATATGAATTTGAACAATAGCAGCCCAGATTTTGTCACACCCAGGAGGACTCACGAAGAGCTGCGAAACAGACAGACTTCTAGCCCATCATCTTCTGGAGTGTCAGGAGAAGGTGACGAGGAAGAATTAGAGGAATTACAAAATAGCACAGCTTCTACAGTTGAAAATGGTGAAGAGGCACTTCAAGAGAGTCTTACCAAAACAAGAGGTACGCCACAGGAAAGGACTACCCCAGACAATGAGCAGAAACAGCCGGGAGCAAGAAGCTCTACCCCAGTCAACCTTCCCCAGCCACGCACACCATCTGAACCCATTGGAAG CCTCGAGCGCCAGGAGTCAGTCGCCACAACAGAAGCCCGCCTAAGAATGGAAGGAGTTGAACTTAAGGAAGAATGGCAAGATGAGGACTTTCCACG GCCCCtaccagaggaggaggagcttgAAGATGAACTTTTTGCTGGGACCTCTGAAGAGAGAGACCCTG GCTATGTAATGGACCATGGCaagaaggcaaagaaaaagCTCGCAGCTCCGGACATCAGTCTGACACTTGACCGCAGTGAAGGTTCTCTTCTCTCTGATGAGCTGGATGAAAGCACAGAGCTGGACCTCGATGACATTGACACACCCTCAGAGAACAGCAATGAATTTGAATGGGAAG ACGATCTCCCTAAGCCAAAAACCACAGAACTACTACAGAAAGGTGTGGAGTCAGTTCAGGAGTACTCAGCcttggaggagagggaggagggtcGACGCTGGAGGGTGTTTCGTATCGGAGACCAGGAACACAGAGTGGACATGAAGGCCATTGAACCTTACAAGAAGGTTATCAGCCATGGAG GTTACTATGGAGACGGTTTGAATGCCATaattgtgtttgctgtgtgctTTATGCCTGAAAGCAATCAACCAAATTACAGATACATCATGGACAATTTATTCAA GTATGTCATTGGCACACTGGAGCTTTTGGTTGCTGAGAACTATATGATAGTGTATTTGAATGGGGCGACCTCACGGAAAAAGATGCCATCTGTTGGCTGGCTCAGAAAGTGTTACCAGCAGATTGATAGGAG GTTAAGGAAGAACTTGAAGTCTCTGATAATTGTCCATCCTTCTTGGTTTATTCGCACCCTGCTGGCAATCACAAAACCTTTCATAAG CTCCAAATTTAGTCAGAAAATCAAGTATGTGTACAGCTTGACAGACCTTGCAGAGCTGGTTCCAATGGAGTATGTGTCCATACCAGATTGTATCAAACA GTTTGACGAcgaaaaaaataggaaaagcCATAAAAG CATCGATCAGGACATGCACGGCAAAGTGGAGGTCGCTGCTGTTGCTGTTCCAGAGTGA
- the bnip2 gene encoding BCL2/adenovirus E1B 19 kDa protein-interacting protein 2 isoform X2, which yields MASDVIESEAVLKGVNDMNLNNSSPDFVTPRRTHEELRNRQTSSPSSSGVSGEGDEEELEELQNSTASTVENGEEALQESLTKTRGTPQERTTPDNEQKQPGARSSTPVNLPQPRTPSEPIGSLERQESVATTEARLRMEGVELKEEWQDEDFPRPLPEEEELEDELFAGTSEERDPGYVMDHGKKAKKKLAAPDISLTLDRSEGSLLSDELDESTELDLDDIDTPSENSNEFEWEDDLPKPKTTELLQKGVESVQEYSALEEREEGRRWRVFRIGDQEHRVDMKAIEPYKKVISHGGYYGDGLNAIIVFAVCFMPESNQPNYRYIMDNLFKYVIGTLELLVAENYMIVYLNGATSRKKMPSVGWLRKCYQQIDRRLRKNLKSLIIVHPSWFIRTLLAITKPFISSKFSQKIKYVYSLTDLAELVPMEYVSIPDCIKHIDQDMHGKVEVAAVAVPE from the exons ATGGCATCGGATGTGATTGAGAGTGAAGCGGTGCTGAAGGGTGTAAATGATATGAATTTGAACAATAGCAGCCCAGATTTTGTCACACCCAGGAGGACTCACGAAGAGCTGCGAAACAGACAGACTTCTAGCCCATCATCTTCTGGAGTGTCAGGAGAAGGTGACGAGGAAGAATTAGAGGAATTACAAAATAGCACAGCTTCTACAGTTGAAAATGGTGAAGAGGCACTTCAAGAGAGTCTTACCAAAACAAGAGGTACGCCACAGGAAAGGACTACCCCAGACAATGAGCAGAAACAGCCGGGAGCAAGAAGCTCTACCCCAGTCAACCTTCCCCAGCCACGCACACCATCTGAACCCATTGGAAG CCTCGAGCGCCAGGAGTCAGTCGCCACAACAGAAGCCCGCCTAAGAATGGAAGGAGTTGAACTTAAGGAAGAATGGCAAGATGAGGACTTTCCACG GCCCCtaccagaggaggaggagcttgAAGATGAACTTTTTGCTGGGACCTCTGAAGAGAGAGACCCTG GCTATGTAATGGACCATGGCaagaaggcaaagaaaaagCTCGCAGCTCCGGACATCAGTCTGACACTTGACCGCAGTGAAGGTTCTCTTCTCTCTGATGAGCTGGATGAAAGCACAGAGCTGGACCTCGATGACATTGACACACCCTCAGAGAACAGCAATGAATTTGAATGGGAAG ACGATCTCCCTAAGCCAAAAACCACAGAACTACTACAGAAAGGTGTGGAGTCAGTTCAGGAGTACTCAGCcttggaggagagggaggagggtcGACGCTGGAGGGTGTTTCGTATCGGAGACCAGGAACACAGAGTGGACATGAAGGCCATTGAACCTTACAAGAAGGTTATCAGCCATGGAG GTTACTATGGAGACGGTTTGAATGCCATaattgtgtttgctgtgtgctTTATGCCTGAAAGCAATCAACCAAATTACAGATACATCATGGACAATTTATTCAA GTATGTCATTGGCACACTGGAGCTTTTGGTTGCTGAGAACTATATGATAGTGTATTTGAATGGGGCGACCTCACGGAAAAAGATGCCATCTGTTGGCTGGCTCAGAAAGTGTTACCAGCAGATTGATAGGAG GTTAAGGAAGAACTTGAAGTCTCTGATAATTGTCCATCCTTCTTGGTTTATTCGCACCCTGCTGGCAATCACAAAACCTTTCATAAG CTCCAAATTTAGTCAGAAAATCAAGTATGTGTACAGCTTGACAGACCTTGCAGAGCTGGTTCCAATGGAGTATGTGTCCATACCAGATTGTATCAAACA CATCGATCAGGACATGCACGGCAAAGTGGAGGTCGCTGCTGTTGCTGTTCCAGAGTGA